A window from Salmo trutta chromosome 29, fSalTru1.1, whole genome shotgun sequence encodes these proteins:
- the LOC115166901 gene encoding endophilin-A3 isoform X3, translated as MSVAGLKKQFHKASQLLSEKISGAEGTKLDEDFMEMERKIDVTNKSVLDLLTKTTEYLQPNPASRAKLGMLNTVSKMRGQVKTTGYPQTEGLLGDCMMRYGHDLGDQSSFGSALVDIGEAMRQMADVKDSLDISVKQNFIDPLQNLQDKDLKEITHHLKKLEGRRLDFDYKKKRQGKVPDEEIRQAVEKFEESKELAERSMFNFLENDVEQVSQLSALVEAALDYHRQSLEILEDLNTQLQNRISSASSRPKREFKPKSIMSSIETIDNTQHNGSYSSSLKSSESEVLDQPCARSLYDFEPENDGELGFKEGDIIILTNQIDDNWYEGMINGDSGFFPINYVEVIVPLPQ; from the exons CTGCTGAGTGAGAAGATAAGTGGTGCTGAAGGGACAAAGCTTGATGAAGACTtcatggagatggagagg AAAATTGATGTCACCAACAAATCAGTGTTGGACCTCTTGACCAAAACAACAGAATACCTACAACCTAACCCAG CTTCTAGAGCCAAGTTGGGGATGTTAAACACAGTGTCAAAGATGAGAGGACAGGTGAAGACCACAGGATACCCACAGACCGAGGGCCTACTAGGGGATTGTATGATGCGCTATGGACATGATCTGGGAGATCAGTCCTCCTTCG GCAGTGCGTTGGTGGACATCGGTGAGGCCATGAGGCAGATGGCCGACGTGAAAGACTCTCTGGACATCAGTGTCAAACAAAACTTTATTGACCCACTCCAGAACTTACAGGACAAAGACCTCAAGGAGATCACG CATCACCTGAAGAAGCTGGAGGGGAGGCGGTTGGACTTTGACTATAAGAAGAAGCGTCAGGGGAAGGTGCCTGACGAGGAGATCCGTCAGGCGGTTGAGAAGTTTGAGGAGAGCAAAGAGCTGGCCGAGAGGAGCATGTTCAACTTCCTGGAGAACGAT GTGGAGCAGGTGAGTCAGCTGTCAGCGTTGGTTGAAGCAGCGTTAGACTACCACCGTCAGTCCTTGGAGATCCTAGAAGACCTCAACACCCAACTACAAAACAG GATATCCTCAGCCAGCAGTCGACCGAAGAGAGAATTTAAACCAAAGTCCATCATGAGCAGCATTGAGACCATAGACAACACTCAGCACAATGGATCATATAGCTCCTCACTCAAGTCCtcag aatcGGAGGTGCTGGACCAGCCGTGTGCCAGGTCCCTGTATGACTTTGAGCCAGAGAACGATGGTGAGCTGGGCTTTAAGGAGGGTGACATCATCATCCTCACCAACCAGATAGATGACAACTGGTACGAAGGCATGATAAACGGAGACTCTGGCTTCTTCCCAATCAACTATGTGGAGGTTATCGTACCCCTGCCCCAGTGA
- the LOC115166901 gene encoding endophilin-A3 isoform X2: MSVAGLKKQFHKASQLLSEKISGAEGTKLDEDFMEMERKIDVTNKSVLDLLTKTTEYLQPNPASRAKLGMLNTVSKMRGQVKTTGYPQTEGLLGDCMMRYGHDLGDQSSFGSALVDIGEAMRQMADVKDSLDISVKQNFIDPLQNLQDKDLKEITHHLKKLEGRRLDFDYKKKRQGKVPDEEIRQAVEKFEESKELAERSMFNFLENDVEQVSQLSALVEAALDYHRQSLEILEDLNTQLQNRISSASSRPKREFKPKSIMSSIETIDNTQHNGSYSSSLKSSADPFTTVPLSWPESPTFNGHQSEVLDQPCARSLYDFEPENDGELGFKEGDIIILTNQIDDNWYEGMINGDSGFFPINYVEVIVPLPQ; encoded by the exons CTGCTGAGTGAGAAGATAAGTGGTGCTGAAGGGACAAAGCTTGATGAAGACTtcatggagatggagagg AAAATTGATGTCACCAACAAATCAGTGTTGGACCTCTTGACCAAAACAACAGAATACCTACAACCTAACCCAG CTTCTAGAGCCAAGTTGGGGATGTTAAACACAGTGTCAAAGATGAGAGGACAGGTGAAGACCACAGGATACCCACAGACCGAGGGCCTACTAGGGGATTGTATGATGCGCTATGGACATGATCTGGGAGATCAGTCCTCCTTCG GCAGTGCGTTGGTGGACATCGGTGAGGCCATGAGGCAGATGGCCGACGTGAAAGACTCTCTGGACATCAGTGTCAAACAAAACTTTATTGACCCACTCCAGAACTTACAGGACAAAGACCTCAAGGAGATCACG CATCACCTGAAGAAGCTGGAGGGGAGGCGGTTGGACTTTGACTATAAGAAGAAGCGTCAGGGGAAGGTGCCTGACGAGGAGATCCGTCAGGCGGTTGAGAAGTTTGAGGAGAGCAAAGAGCTGGCCGAGAGGAGCATGTTCAACTTCCTGGAGAACGAT GTGGAGCAGGTGAGTCAGCTGTCAGCGTTGGTTGAAGCAGCGTTAGACTACCACCGTCAGTCCTTGGAGATCCTAGAAGACCTCAACACCCAACTACAAAACAG GATATCCTCAGCCAGCAGTCGACCGAAGAGAGAATTTAAACCAAAGTCCATCATGAGCAGCATTGAGACCATAGACAACACTCAGCACAATGGATCATATAGCTCCTCACTCAAGTCCtcag CTGATCCCTTCACCACCGTTCCTCTGTCCTGGCCAGAGAGTCCCACGTTCAACGGCCACc aatcGGAGGTGCTGGACCAGCCGTGTGCCAGGTCCCTGTATGACTTTGAGCCAGAGAACGATGGTGAGCTGGGCTTTAAGGAGGGTGACATCATCATCCTCACCAACCAGATAGATGACAACTGGTACGAAGGCATGATAAACGGAGACTCTGGCTTCTTCCCAATCAACTATGTGGAGGTTATCGTACCCCTGCCCCAGTGA
- the LOC115166901 gene encoding endophilin-A3 isoform X1, which yields MSVAGLKKQFHKASQLLSEKISGAEGTKLDEDFMEMERKIDVTNKSVLDLLTKTTEYLQPNPASRAKLGMLNTVSKMRGQVKTTGYPQTEGLLGDCMMRYGHDLGDQSSFGSALVDIGEAMRQMADVKDSLDISVKQNFIDPLQNLQDKDLKEITHHLKKLEGRRLDFDYKKKRQGKVPDEEIRQAVEKFEESKELAERSMFNFLENDVEQVSQLSALVEAALDYHRQSLEILEDLNTQLQNRISSASSRPKREFKPKSIMSSIETIDNTQHNGSYSSSLKSSDIQIKHTVNGNGKTDPFTTVPLSWPESPTFNGHQSEVLDQPCARSLYDFEPENDGELGFKEGDIIILTNQIDDNWYEGMINGDSGFFPINYVEVIVPLPQ from the exons CTGCTGAGTGAGAAGATAAGTGGTGCTGAAGGGACAAAGCTTGATGAAGACTtcatggagatggagagg AAAATTGATGTCACCAACAAATCAGTGTTGGACCTCTTGACCAAAACAACAGAATACCTACAACCTAACCCAG CTTCTAGAGCCAAGTTGGGGATGTTAAACACAGTGTCAAAGATGAGAGGACAGGTGAAGACCACAGGATACCCACAGACCGAGGGCCTACTAGGGGATTGTATGATGCGCTATGGACATGATCTGGGAGATCAGTCCTCCTTCG GCAGTGCGTTGGTGGACATCGGTGAGGCCATGAGGCAGATGGCCGACGTGAAAGACTCTCTGGACATCAGTGTCAAACAAAACTTTATTGACCCACTCCAGAACTTACAGGACAAAGACCTCAAGGAGATCACG CATCACCTGAAGAAGCTGGAGGGGAGGCGGTTGGACTTTGACTATAAGAAGAAGCGTCAGGGGAAGGTGCCTGACGAGGAGATCCGTCAGGCGGTTGAGAAGTTTGAGGAGAGCAAAGAGCTGGCCGAGAGGAGCATGTTCAACTTCCTGGAGAACGAT GTGGAGCAGGTGAGTCAGCTGTCAGCGTTGGTTGAAGCAGCGTTAGACTACCACCGTCAGTCCTTGGAGATCCTAGAAGACCTCAACACCCAACTACAAAACAG GATATCCTCAGCCAGCAGTCGACCGAAGAGAGAATTTAAACCAAAGTCCATCATGAGCAGCATTGAGACCATAGACAACACTCAGCACAATGGATCATATAGCTCCTCACTCAAGTCCtcag ACATCCAGATCAAACACACAGTAAATGGAAATGGGAAAA CTGATCCCTTCACCACCGTTCCTCTGTCCTGGCCAGAGAGTCCCACGTTCAACGGCCACc aatcGGAGGTGCTGGACCAGCCGTGTGCCAGGTCCCTGTATGACTTTGAGCCAGAGAACGATGGTGAGCTGGGCTTTAAGGAGGGTGACATCATCATCCTCACCAACCAGATAGATGACAACTGGTACGAAGGCATGATAAACGGAGACTCTGGCTTCTTCCCAATCAACTATGTGGAGGTTATCGTACCCCTGCCCCAGTGA